Proteins from a genomic interval of Desulfofustis limnaeus:
- a CDS encoding sigma-54-dependent transcriptional regulator, with translation MRTILVVDDEQSMRDFLKIFLSKEGYRVLVAENGDAALAVLAEHPVDLVVSDIRMPGMSGLELLEAIKEKSPDLPMVMITAFASPNDAVQAMKNGAYDYISKPFNVDEIKTVIAAATKRTDQTVSQEQAEQLFPNIIGRSREMLKIFDMIKRIAPTPANVLIYGESGTGKELVAQAIHAKSKVSRAPFVPITCSAIPEELMESELFGHVKGSFTGAIADKPGLFQEADSGTAFLDEIGELTPIIQTKLLRVLQEREIKPVGGTRIIPINVRIIAATNRILEEEILAGRFREDLFYRLAVVPIRVPSLRERKSDIPLLVEHFLQKYSHLLGKEIREVSSYAMQVLMDYDFPGNVRELENIIERGVALETSNIILPENLSVTGALRLQKTTVPPAESSYLAWTSEEELYRRGLDEVVAGLEKKMIAHALEKAGNSKTKAAELLRVSFRSLRYKTKKYDL, from the coding sequence ATGAGAACTATTCTCGTCGTTGACGATGAACAGAGTATGCGTGATTTTCTCAAGATCTTCCTGAGCAAGGAAGGTTACCGGGTTCTGGTTGCCGAAAACGGTGATGCAGCCCTAGCCGTTCTTGCCGAACACCCGGTCGATCTGGTGGTCAGTGATATTCGGATGCCGGGCATGAGCGGTCTGGAGCTGCTTGAAGCAATCAAGGAAAAATCGCCGGACCTGCCGATGGTCATGATCACCGCCTTCGCGTCTCCCAACGACGCCGTACAGGCCATGAAAAACGGAGCCTACGACTATATCAGCAAACCGTTCAACGTGGACGAGATCAAGACGGTCATCGCCGCCGCCACGAAACGGACCGACCAGACGGTCAGCCAGGAGCAGGCAGAACAGTTGTTCCCCAACATCATCGGACGCAGCAGGGAGATGTTGAAGATCTTCGACATGATCAAGCGTATCGCCCCAACTCCGGCCAACGTTCTGATATACGGAGAATCAGGCACCGGCAAGGAGCTGGTGGCCCAGGCCATCCACGCCAAGAGCAAGGTCAGCCGGGCCCCTTTTGTCCCCATCACCTGCAGCGCCATCCCCGAAGAACTGATGGAAAGCGAGCTCTTTGGCCACGTCAAGGGCTCCTTCACCGGAGCTATTGCCGACAAACCGGGGCTTTTCCAGGAGGCAGACAGCGGTACCGCCTTTCTCGACGAGATCGGGGAATTGACGCCGATCATTCAAACCAAGCTGCTGCGCGTCCTGCAGGAACGGGAGATCAAACCGGTCGGCGGTACCCGCATCATCCCGATCAACGTCCGCATCATTGCCGCCACCAACAGAATTCTCGAGGAAGAAATCCTGGCCGGCCGTTTCCGCGAAGATCTCTTTTACCGGTTGGCCGTCGTTCCCATCCGGGTCCCGTCCCTGCGTGAGCGCAAGAGCGATATCCCGCTGCTCGTCGAACACTTTCTGCAAAAATACTCCCACCTGCTCGGCAAGGAAATTCGTGAAGTCTCTTCCTACGCAATGCAGGTGTTGATGGACTACGATTTCCCCGGCAACGTCAGAGAATTGGAAAATATCATCGAGCGCGGCGTGGCCCTGGAGACGTCAAACATCATCCTGCCGGAGAACCTCTCCGTGACCGGTGCATTGCGTCTGCAGAAAACCACTGTCCCCCCAGCGGAGTCATCCTATCTGGCGTGGACCAGCGAAGAGGAACTCTACCGGCGCGGCCTCGACGAGGTGGTGGCCGGGTTGGAAAAAAAAATGATCGCCCATGCACTGGAAAAAGCGGGAAATTCCAAGACCAAGGCGGCGGAACTGCTGCGCGTCAGCTTCCGCTCGCTACGCTATAAAACGAAAAAGTATGATTTGTAG
- a CDS encoding class II fructose-bisphosphate aldolase has protein sequence MTAQTLFEQALAVGRPPTVQKLFPHSRALLVSGKVIDQALRRKGKAMTMAANGRSYLVIRGALQAAQRANAALIVEIAKSESTYCPVNFWNIARLVDAACNELGITVPVAVHADHYGLKSQDDVEAAKIEIPTLFEAGITSIAIDASHMPDDRNLLANIELNPFIPYWAGLETEVGEIKGEQGLSSVEDATFLIKGLNAHDIFPNWIALNNGSAHGIEASGEGIQVELTAEIHKHLEPFQVAGAQHGTSGNSSDRLRAITSRTRTTKANVATALQMVSWGVEVNDYGNALMNEDGSFRKVAGEGVTEAVWEKMVALAAKNGWKGGNFKKLNLPVDNWLLAQPRDVRERMSKRVEDFVYQMLVSVFNAADTAPLAMELLVEAGSYDIGTSAVRLENPADWTREKIIEKAKLLDSDKGPAGDFSD, from the coding sequence ATGACTGCACAAACATTGTTTGAACAGGCTCTTGCGGTCGGTAGACCACCAACCGTCCAGAAATTGTTTCCCCATTCCCGGGCCCTGCTGGTCAGTGGCAAAGTGATCGATCAGGCGTTGCGCCGCAAGGGCAAGGCCATGACCATGGCCGCCAACGGGCGCAGTTATCTGGTCATCCGCGGTGCCCTGCAAGCGGCCCAGCGGGCCAATGCGGCATTGATCGTGGAAATTGCCAAATCGGAATCGACCTACTGCCCGGTCAATTTCTGGAACATTGCCCGACTCGTGGATGCAGCCTGTAACGAGCTGGGGATAACCGTACCGGTGGCGGTCCATGCCGATCATTACGGTCTCAAATCACAAGACGATGTGGAAGCTGCCAAGATCGAGATTCCTACCCTGTTCGAGGCAGGGATCACCTCGATTGCCATCGATGCCTCACACATGCCCGACGATCGGAATCTGCTGGCGAACATCGAACTCAATCCCTTCATCCCGTACTGGGCCGGACTGGAGACGGAAGTGGGGGAGATCAAGGGAGAACAGGGGTTGTCATCCGTCGAAGATGCCACGTTCTTGATCAAAGGACTCAACGCCCACGACATTTTCCCGAACTGGATCGCCCTGAACAATGGTTCGGCGCACGGTATCGAGGCGAGCGGTGAAGGGATCCAGGTGGAGCTGACGGCAGAGATTCACAAACACCTCGAGCCGTTTCAGGTGGCCGGCGCCCAGCACGGCACATCCGGGAACAGTTCGGACCGGCTGCGGGCCATCACTTCCCGAACCAGGACCACCAAGGCCAATGTGGCTACAGCGCTGCAAATGGTATCCTGGGGGGTTGAAGTGAACGATTACGGCAATGCCTTGATGAACGAGGACGGCAGTTTCCGTAAGGTTGCCGGGGAAGGGGTGACCGAGGCGGTGTGGGAAAAGATGGTTGCCTTGGCTGCGAAAAACGGGTGGAAGGGCGGTAACTTCAAGAAGCTCAACCTGCCCGTCGACAATTGGTTGCTGGCTCAGCCCCGGGACGTGCGGGAGCGCATGAGCAAGCGGGTGGAAGACTTTGTCTACCAGATGCTCGTTTCCGTCTTCAACGCGGCCGATACCGCTCCGTTGGCCATGGAATTGTTGGTCGAGGCCGGTTCCTACGACATCGGCACCTCCGCCGTGCGTTTGGAAAACCCGGCCGATTGGACGCGGGAAAAAATTATCGAGAAGGCCAAGCTGCTCGACAGCGATAAAGGACCGGCAGGGGATTTTTCCGATTGA
- the rpmE gene encoding 50S ribosomal protein L31, producing the protein MKNDIHPKYNTITVTCACGNNFEIGSILPELKVEICSACHPFFTGKQKLIDTAGRIEKFRRRYAKHYETKEDNA; encoded by the coding sequence ATGAAAAACGATATCCACCCGAAATATAATACCATCACGGTAACCTGCGCATGTGGCAACAACTTCGAAATCGGTTCGATCCTGCCGGAATTGAAGGTCGAGATCTGTTCCGCCTGCCACCCCTTCTTCACCGGCAAGCAGAAACTGATCGACACGGCCGGACGGATCGAGAAGTTTCGCCGGCGTTACGCGAAACATTACGAGACCAAAGAAGACAACGCTTAG
- the prfA gene encoding peptide chain release factor 1, translated as MLDSLQDIHDRLSELEGRLADPALAHNQQEYRILVKEHAQLNRLAELQKKYERIKQQIADNRSLIHDDREDADIRELARLELDELGSVKEQLERDIRIVLLPKDPNDDKNIFLEIRAGTGGDEAALFVADLFRMYCRYAESMGWKVEVMSSNPLGIGGFKEIIALISGEQVYSKLKFESGVHRVQRVPETEAQGRIHTSAVTVAILPEADEVEVDLDPNELKFDVYRSSGPGGQSVNTTDSAVRVTHLPTGLVVTCQDEKSQHKNKAKALTVLRARLLDRLEQEQHDKISQSRKSQVGSGDRSERIRTYNFPQGRLTDHRINLTLYKLEAIMNGKLDEVIQPLLECDQAERLKALR; from the coding sequence ATGCTCGATTCCCTGCAGGATATTCATGACAGACTTTCCGAGCTCGAAGGACGCTTGGCAGATCCGGCTCTGGCGCATAACCAGCAGGAATACCGGATCCTGGTCAAAGAACACGCACAACTCAATCGGCTGGCGGAGTTGCAAAAAAAATATGAGCGGATCAAACAACAGATAGCCGATAACCGCTCGCTGATTCACGATGACCGGGAGGATGCCGATATCCGTGAGTTGGCTCGGCTCGAGTTGGATGAGTTGGGGTCTGTCAAGGAGCAGCTGGAACGCGACATCAGAATCGTTCTCCTGCCCAAGGATCCGAACGATGACAAGAACATCTTTCTCGAGATACGGGCCGGCACCGGCGGCGATGAAGCAGCCTTGTTTGTGGCCGACCTGTTTCGCATGTACTGTCGCTATGCCGAATCCATGGGCTGGAAAGTCGAGGTGATGTCTTCGAACCCTCTGGGCATCGGCGGATTCAAGGAGATCATCGCCTTGATCAGCGGTGAGCAGGTTTATTCGAAGCTGAAGTTTGAGAGTGGTGTGCACCGGGTGCAACGGGTGCCGGAGACCGAAGCGCAGGGTCGGATTCACACCTCGGCGGTAACGGTGGCCATCCTGCCCGAGGCCGACGAGGTGGAGGTCGACCTCGATCCCAACGAACTCAAGTTTGATGTCTATCGATCATCAGGTCCCGGAGGGCAGAGCGTCAATACTACTGACTCGGCCGTTCGGGTTACGCATCTGCCGACCGGATTGGTGGTGACCTGCCAGGATGAAAAATCGCAACACAAAAACAAGGCCAAGGCCCTGACGGTGTTACGGGCCAGACTGCTCGACCGCCTCGAGCAGGAGCAGCACGACAAAATCTCCCAAAGCCGTAAGAGCCAAGTGGGGAGCGGTGATCGCAGCGAGCGCATTCGAACCTACAACTTCCCGCAAGGACGGTTGACCGATCACCGGATCAACCTGACGTTGTACAAACTGGAGGCCATAATGAACGGCAAACTTGATGAGGTCATCCAGCCCCTGCTCGAATGTGATCAGGCCGAACGTCTCAAGGCATTGCGTTAA
- the prmC gene encoding peptide chain release factor N(5)-glutamine methyltransferase, whose translation MGAEITKPPHQVRTLLAEAAAELTAAGIADARIDAEVLLGWCLQKTRTAIYLAADDVVDAAVAARFHGLLERRRQREPLAYIIGEREFWSLSFVVSPAVLIPRPETEFLLEMVLARRNQAGQPGGAWLDLCCGSGVIAVVLARECGRSVIAADISAAALAVAQANCRRHRVVERVGLVQADGVSAFRDTALFSLIVANPPYIPGGELEALQPEVSRHEPRLALDGGPDGLRVIATLAQALPILLAEGGDCFLEIGADQGDAVIELFTAGGGEPLYESVEIYRDYAGRDRVAHLRRR comes from the coding sequence GTGGGTGCAGAGATCACGAAGCCGCCGCATCAGGTACGAACCCTGCTGGCCGAGGCGGCGGCGGAACTGACCGCAGCCGGTATCGCTGACGCCCGGATCGATGCGGAAGTACTACTCGGTTGGTGCCTGCAGAAGACCAGGACAGCGATCTACCTGGCCGCCGATGACGTTGTCGATGCTGCCGTTGCGGCGCGGTTTCATGGCTTGTTGGAACGGCGTCGGCAGCGAGAACCGCTCGCCTATATCATTGGTGAGCGGGAATTCTGGTCGTTGTCCTTTGTGGTTTCCCCGGCCGTACTCATACCGCGTCCGGAAACCGAATTTCTGCTGGAAATGGTGTTGGCGCGAAGAAATCAAGCCGGGCAACCAGGTGGCGCCTGGCTCGATCTCTGCTGCGGCAGTGGCGTGATTGCCGTCGTCCTTGCCCGTGAGTGCGGCCGTTCGGTGATCGCTGCCGATATTTCTGCAGCGGCGCTGGCCGTGGCCCAGGCCAATTGTCGGCGACACCGGGTCGTTGAACGAGTTGGACTGGTTCAGGCGGATGGTGTCAGCGCGTTTCGTGATACCGCACTCTTTTCCCTGATCGTCGCCAACCCTCCCTATATCCCCGGAGGAGAGCTGGAGGCGCTGCAACCGGAAGTTTCTCGCCATGAACCCCGGCTGGCCCTCGATGGCGGCCCTGACGGCCTGCGGGTGATTGCCACCCTGGCTCAGGCGCTGCCGATTCTGCTGGCCGAAGGCGGTGATTGCTTCCTTGAAATCGGGGCGGATCAAGGTGACGCCGTGATTGAGTTGTTCACCGCCGGCGGCGGTGAACCGCTCTACGAATCGGTCGAGATATATCGGGATTACGCCGGACGTGATCGGGTTGCCCACCTTCGTCGGCGCTGA
- a CDS encoding two-component system sensor histidine kinase NtrB, with the protein MNFLSYFKLERADDSYGELMKQQLMWMLLLRVVLYTLLLFISLLLMDERFDAITMPPSLLILFILGVYLVTVGAALLLFHSHGEFRRFGFVQTIVDAALASLLVYLTGASHSVFFSVYFFPIIAGGLLAPLKGGLLAAAASTMLYAGVLGLEYFGVLPDYLYFYDDFETHNLFGSVNHFSTKGLSFFLAAVISALFGARLKSTTEALSSTRQDFNRLTLLYKQIFDNISTGIITFDGNAIITSANNAAAAITGMSISAMTGRSLPAIFPDIDTDSRASRNVCDFERDDGQKLRIGYACTNVHRLDPAEQQPAPLPSEQQLYILSLKDIGEIERLEMQMRQSEKLAAIGMMSASIAHDFRNPLAAISGSAQVLAHEFASRQQDSGANYELTRIILRESDRLTKTIADFLKFARPESADREWFRLTTCLEDILQVCKADPKWPATARIDVEVDPLFRLWADEKQLFTALSHLINNALAFCPRGQEHLHIVAQQRMVADRGTMNGVSVYDNGPGIKDEDVKKIFEPFFTTRADGTGLGLAIVKQTIEAHNGFVVVGSSPLGGAGFSLYLPIPEGTRR; encoded by the coding sequence ATGAACTTCCTCTCATATTTCAAACTCGAGCGGGCCGACGATTCCTACGGAGAGCTGATGAAGCAGCAGTTGATGTGGATGCTGTTGCTTCGGGTCGTCCTCTATACCCTGCTGCTCTTTATCAGCCTGCTGTTGATGGACGAGCGTTTCGACGCCATCACCATGCCGCCCAGCCTGTTGATCCTGTTCATCCTGGGGGTCTACCTGGTCACCGTCGGCGCCGCGCTTCTGCTGTTCCACTCACACGGCGAGTTCCGCAGATTCGGCTTTGTGCAAACCATCGTCGATGCAGCGCTGGCGTCGCTGCTCGTTTATCTGACCGGCGCTTCCCACTCGGTATTTTTCTCCGTCTACTTCTTCCCGATCATCGCCGGCGGGCTGCTGGCACCACTCAAAGGCGGGCTGCTGGCAGCAGCGGCGTCGACAATGCTCTATGCCGGCGTGCTCGGCCTCGAATATTTCGGCGTGCTTCCTGATTATCTCTATTTTTACGACGATTTTGAGACGCACAACCTGTTTGGCAGCGTCAATCACTTCTCCACCAAAGGTCTGTCCTTTTTTCTTGCCGCCGTCATCAGCGCCCTGTTCGGCGCCCGCCTGAAATCGACCACCGAAGCGCTGTCAAGCACCCGACAGGATTTCAACCGGCTGACACTGTTGTACAAGCAGATCTTTGACAACATCTCCACCGGAATCATCACCTTTGACGGCAACGCTATTATCACCTCGGCCAACAACGCCGCCGCCGCCATCACCGGCATGAGCATCTCGGCAATGACCGGCAGGTCGCTTCCGGCTATCTTTCCTGACATCGACACCGACAGCCGGGCCAGTCGCAATGTCTGTGACTTCGAACGCGACGATGGACAGAAACTCCGGATCGGCTACGCCTGTACCAACGTGCACCGCCTCGACCCGGCGGAACAACAGCCGGCCCCCTTGCCCTCGGAACAGCAGCTCTATATCTTGTCGCTCAAGGACATCGGCGAGATAGAACGGCTGGAGATGCAGATGCGACAGTCAGAGAAGCTGGCCGCCATCGGCATGATGAGTGCCAGTATCGCCCATGACTTCCGCAATCCGCTGGCTGCGATCTCCGGTTCGGCACAGGTGCTTGCCCATGAATTTGCCTCGCGGCAGCAAGACAGCGGCGCCAACTACGAATTGACCAGAATCATCCTTCGAGAATCGGATCGACTGACCAAGACCATCGCCGATTTTTTGAAATTCGCTCGACCGGAGAGCGCTGACCGGGAGTGGTTTCGTCTCACCACGTGTCTCGAGGATATTCTCCAGGTCTGCAAGGCCGACCCGAAATGGCCGGCAACGGCCCGGATCGATGTCGAAGTCGATCCCCTCTTTCGTCTCTGGGCCGACGAAAAACAATTGTTCACCGCCCTCAGCCATTTGATCAACAACGCCCTGGCCTTCTGTCCGCGCGGCCAGGAACATCTGCACATTGTGGCTCAGCAGCGGATGGTTGCGGATCGCGGCACCATGAACGGAGTCTCCGTGTATGACAACGGTCCCGGTATCAAGGACGAGGATGTGAAGAAGATTTTTGAGCCGTTCTTTACCACCCGGGCCGACGGGACCGGGTTGGGCCTGGCAATCGTCAAGCAGACGATCGAGGCCCATAACGGGTTTGTGGTAGTCGGCTCTTCCCCCCTGGGCGGTGCCGGCTTTTCCCTGTATCTTCCGATACCCGAGGGAACACGACGGTAA
- the coaE gene encoding dephospho-CoA kinase (Dephospho-CoA kinase (CoaE) performs the final step in coenzyme A biosynthesis.), with translation MLIGVTGSIGTGKSTVATLLAEQLSAPLLSADQICRDLLVPGQPGYREFVATCGRDFVVTEGARIDRTRLRTALFTDTALRRQLERILHPLVREVLRQAHVDAGPDGVVVAEVPLLFECGWQDDFDYVICVEAPPALVNQRVARRDGVPEAQIEQIRGVQLPAEKKRLGSDWVINNDGDRAALVTQVSELAKKIKQ, from the coding sequence ATGCTGATCGGCGTTACCGGATCCATTGGCACCGGGAAAAGCACGGTGGCGACCCTGTTGGCCGAGCAGTTATCGGCGCCGCTGCTGAGTGCCGACCAGATCTGCCGTGATCTGTTGGTGCCCGGCCAGCCGGGATACCGCGAATTTGTCGCAACCTGTGGTCGAGACTTCGTGGTGACCGAGGGGGCACGTATCGATCGGACCCGGTTGCGCACCGCCTTGTTTACCGATACCGCTCTGCGCCGGCAGCTGGAGCGCATCCTGCATCCACTGGTGCGAGAGGTGCTGCGGCAGGCCCATGTCGATGCGGGACCTGATGGAGTGGTCGTGGCCGAAGTCCCTCTTCTGTTCGAGTGCGGCTGGCAGGATGATTTTGATTATGTGATTTGCGTAGAGGCACCGCCGGCTCTGGTGAACCAGCGGGTTGCTCGCAGAGATGGCGTGCCGGAGGCTCAGATTGAGCAGATTCGCGGTGTTCAGCTACCGGCTGAAAAAAAGCGGCTTGGTTCCGATTGGGTCATCAACAACGACGGAGATCGGGCGGCCCTGGTAACGCAAGTTTCCGAGTTGGCGAAAAAAATTAAGCAATGA
- a CDS encoding RluA family pseudouridine synthase — protein sequence MEHPPRSFGTASISLTVPEASQGLRLDHFLTHLQEGVSRSHIIGAIKGGLVLVNGAAVKAGHKLKAGDAISGSLAVRPAVDPPPVPQDIEFAIIYEDEAVLVVDKPPNLVVHPGSGNREGTLINGLLHRYHDLAGVGDQDRPGIVHRLDKDTSGLLVVARTREALRTLVRDFKQRRVSKIYVALVHGTPDREEGLIAEPIGRHPIHRQKMAVRPIDGRPAISRWRVLQRYGTYSLCEIAIETGRTHQIRVHLASIGHPVAGDRLYGSGRNNDLFPRQMLHAWKLVFAHPVTGESMSFVAPLPADFNRVLEVLQVDRC from the coding sequence ATGGAGCACCCCCCCCGATCGTTCGGTACCGCTTCCATTTCTTTGACGGTGCCAGAGGCCAGCCAAGGGCTGCGCCTGGACCATTTCCTGACGCATCTGCAGGAAGGGGTTTCCCGTTCACACATTATTGGGGCGATCAAAGGCGGCCTTGTTCTGGTGAATGGTGCGGCGGTCAAAGCCGGTCACAAGCTCAAGGCCGGTGATGCCATCTCCGGCAGTTTAGCCGTTCGGCCTGCCGTCGATCCTCCCCCTGTCCCGCAGGACATCGAATTTGCCATTATCTACGAAGACGAAGCAGTGCTGGTGGTGGATAAGCCACCGAACCTGGTTGTGCATCCGGGGAGCGGCAATCGGGAGGGAACCCTGATCAACGGGCTGCTCCACCGCTACCATGATCTTGCCGGTGTCGGCGATCAGGATCGCCCCGGAATCGTCCATCGTCTGGACAAGGATACCTCGGGTCTGCTCGTGGTAGCCCGAACCCGCGAAGCGTTACGGACCCTCGTTCGTGATTTCAAGCAACGCCGGGTGAGCAAGATCTATGTGGCGCTGGTACACGGCACGCCCGATAGAGAGGAGGGACTGATCGCCGAGCCGATCGGGAGGCATCCGATCCATCGTCAAAAAATGGCTGTCAGGCCGATAGACGGCCGCCCGGCTATCAGTCGGTGGCGGGTGCTGCAGCGTTACGGCACCTACTCCCTCTGCGAGATCGCGATCGAGACCGGCAGGACGCACCAGATACGCGTGCACCTGGCCTCCATCGGCCATCCCGTAGCCGGTGACAGGCTCTACGGGAGCGGCCGTAACAACGATCTTTTTCCCCGGCAGATGCTGCATGCCTGGAAGCTGGTCTTTGCTCATCCCGTTACCGGAGAGAGCATGTCCTTCGTGGCCCCGCTGCCGGCTGACTTCAACCGGGTCCTCGAGGTGCTGCAGGTGGACCGATGCTGA
- the murA gene encoding UDP-N-acetylglucosamine 1-carboxyvinyltransferase, protein MEKLIVEGGKPLYGEVRVSGAKNAALPLIAATLLAPGVHVLKNVPDLRDTRTILSLLKELGAMWRRDGDTLFIDCTDIVYDDVSYDLVKTMRASVLVLGPLLGRLGRARVSLPGGCAIGERPINFHIRGFERFGVTCRLEQGYVEAAIDGRMHGATVYFDIPSVTGTENILMASVLAEGTTVIKNAAREPEVGNLIDMLVGMGASIEGRGSSQLTVQGVETLRPTTTEIIPDRIEAGTYLIAAAAAGGEVTVNRCCPEHLPALLEKLTEAGAEVVVADGSVTLRFDPQQRRLLRGVDIKTMPYPGYPTDLQAQFMALMTLSSGICVIRETIFENRFMHVAELRRMGADIRTEGSNAVVAGRGPNGLSGARVMATDLRASSSLVIAGLAAANRTEISRIYHLERGYEDLVGKLTGLGASVWKEQE, encoded by the coding sequence ATGGAAAAGCTTATCGTGGAAGGGGGAAAACCGCTGTATGGCGAAGTGCGCGTCAGCGGCGCAAAAAATGCGGCGCTGCCGCTGATCGCGGCCACACTTCTTGCCCCCGGGGTTCATGTCCTGAAAAACGTGCCGGATTTGCGGGACACCAGAACCATCCTCTCCTTGCTCAAGGAACTCGGGGCGATGTGGCGTCGGGATGGTGATACCTTGTTCATCGATTGCACCGATATCGTCTATGACGATGTCTCGTATGATCTGGTCAAGACGATGCGTGCCTCGGTGCTGGTACTCGGCCCGTTGCTCGGCAGGCTGGGACGGGCTCGGGTTTCGCTGCCGGGAGGGTGCGCTATCGGTGAACGGCCGATCAACTTTCATATCAGGGGCTTTGAACGATTCGGAGTCACCTGTCGGCTTGAACAGGGGTATGTGGAGGCCGCCATCGACGGCCGCATGCACGGGGCAACCGTCTATTTCGATATCCCTTCGGTGACCGGTACCGAAAATATCCTGATGGCATCGGTTCTGGCCGAGGGAACCACGGTTATCAAAAATGCGGCCAGGGAACCTGAAGTCGGCAATTTGATCGACATGCTGGTTGGCATGGGGGCCTCCATCGAAGGCCGAGGCAGCAGCCAGTTGACGGTGCAGGGAGTGGAAACCTTGCGACCGACAACCACCGAGATCATTCCCGATCGGATCGAGGCCGGTACCTATCTCATTGCCGCTGCAGCCGCCGGTGGCGAGGTAACGGTCAACCGCTGCTGCCCCGAACACCTGCCGGCGTTACTGGAAAAATTGACCGAGGCGGGAGCCGAGGTCGTTGTTGCCGACGGTTCGGTAACCCTGCGCTTCGACCCGCAGCAGCGCCGGTTGTTACGTGGCGTTGATATCAAAACCATGCCCTATCCGGGGTATCCGACCGATCTGCAGGCGCAGTTCATGGCACTCATGACACTGAGCAGCGGTATCTGCGTTATCCGAGAAACCATCTTCGAGAACCGTTTCATGCACGTGGCCGAATTGCGCCGAATGGGAGCCGACATCAGGACGGAAGGGAGCAATGCGGTGGTGGCCGGGCGTGGGCCGAACGGTCTCAGCGGGGCCCGGGTGATGGCCACCGATCTGCGCGCCAGTTCGTCTCTGGTGATTGCCGGTTTGGCTGCGGCCAATCGTACCGAGATCTCGAGAATCTATCACCTGGAGCGCGGCTATGAAGATCTGGTGGGGAAACTGACCGGACTTGGCGCCAGTGTCTGGAAGGAACAAGAGTGA
- the rho gene encoding transcription termination factor Rho: MNLAELKLKKIEELVQHARDLNVEGFSSMRKQELIFAILQAQADKEGKLRGGGVLEILPDGFGFLRAPDYNYLPGPDDIYVSPSQIRRLNLRTGDVIEGLVRAPKESERYFALLKVESVNFDPPEASKQKTLFGNLTPLHPDEKFELEWQPDNFSMRVMDMFAPIGKGQRGLIVAPPRTGKTVLMQKIANSIVRNHKEVYLIVLLIDERPEEVTEMQRSVKAAEVVSSTFDEPPQRHIQVAEMVIEKAKRLVEHKKDVVILLDSITRLARAYNTVTPASGKILSGGVEANALHRPKRFFGAARNIEEGGSLSIIATALVETGSKMDEVIFEEFKGTGNMELVLDRKMADKRIFPAIDIKRSGTRKEDLLLKEDVLNRVWILRKLLSAMNPADGMEFLLDKLRAQKTNRDFLDSMNS; this comes from the coding sequence ATGAATCTGGCGGAACTCAAGCTGAAAAAGATCGAAGAACTGGTGCAGCATGCCCGGGATCTGAATGTTGAAGGGTTCAGTTCCATGCGTAAGCAGGAATTGATCTTCGCCATCCTTCAGGCCCAGGCCGACAAGGAGGGGAAGCTGCGCGGCGGTGGTGTTCTGGAGATCCTGCCGGACGGTTTCGGTTTTCTGCGGGCCCCGGATTACAACTACCTTCCCGGCCCTGACGACATCTACGTCTCGCCGTCGCAGATCCGCCGACTCAACCTCCGCACCGGTGACGTGATCGAAGGATTGGTGCGGGCACCGAAGGAGAGCGAGAGGTATTTCGCCCTGCTCAAGGTGGAAAGCGTCAACTTCGACCCCCCGGAAGCGTCCAAGCAAAAGACCCTTTTCGGCAACCTCACGCCGTTGCATCCCGACGAGAAGTTTGAGCTGGAGTGGCAGCCTGACAACTTTTCCATGCGGGTGATGGATATGTTCGCCCCGATCGGTAAAGGCCAGCGCGGTCTGATCGTTGCCCCACCGCGGACCGGAAAAACGGTGCTGATGCAGAAAATTGCCAACTCCATCGTACGCAATCACAAAGAGGTTTATCTGATTGTCTTGCTCATCGACGAGCGGCCTGAAGAGGTTACGGAAATGCAGCGTAGCGTCAAGGCCGCCGAAGTGGTCAGTTCCACGTTCGACGAACCGCCGCAGCGTCACATCCAGGTGGCCGAGATGGTAATTGAAAAGGCCAAGCGACTGGTGGAGCATAAAAAGGACGTGGTCATCCTGCTGGACAGCATCACCCGGTTGGCCAGGGCCTACAACACGGTGACGCCGGCCAGCGGCAAGATACTGTCGGGCGGTGTCGAAGCCAACGCACTGCATCGCCCCAAACGGTTCTTCGGGGCGGCGCGCAATATCGAAGAAGGAGGAAGCCTCAGCATCATCGCCACCGCCCTGGTGGAGACCGGTTCGAAAATGGATGAGGTTATCTTCGAAGAGTTCAAGGGGACCGGCAATATGGAACTGGTGCTTGATCGGAAGATGGCGGATAAGCGCATTTTCCCGGCCATCGATATCAAACGCTCGGGAACCAGGAAGGAAGATCTGCTGCTCAAGGAAGATGTGCTCAACCGGGTATGGATTCTGAGGAAGTTGCTGTCGGCCATGAATCCGGCGGACGGTATGGAATTTTTATTGGATAAACTGCGCGCCCAAAAGACCAATCGGGACTTTCTCGATTCGATGAACAGTTGA